AACCCACACACAGGCCAGCTTGAACAAAGGTAGGTCAAAAATAGCTTTCTTTTCGTGGCCTGGATAGTTGCATTACTCCCCgcccaaatttttattctttGCGTAGGGAATCCGACCTCTTTGGCACCTTGGCTTGGACCCATCAGTCAATAGAAATTTATCACAGAAATTTGGAAATGTGTGCGAACGAGACTGAGAAATAActgtttagagcaggcatgggcaaactaaggccatCCTAATTTTCCCTGACTTCTTGACATAAGGCTGCAGAAAAGATGGGGAGGAAGGCACGGAGCAGCCGAGAGCCCTCCGGAGTGCTCTCAGCAACCACGTGTCTCTCCTCCTGACTTAAGGAcggtgagcagccctgtccttatgccgggaggacggcTTGAAGGCATGGAACGGTTGAGAGCCAaccggagtgctctcagccaccacgagTCTCACTcttctctcagcataaggacggcgagcagccctgtccttatgccgggaggatggCATGGAGGAGTTGAGAGCCAaccggagtgctctcagccaccgcaagtcccactctcttctcAGCAAAAGGAtggtgagcagccctgtccttacgcCAGGAGGACGGCTTGAAGGCATGGAACGGTTGAGAGCCAaccggagtgctctcagccaccgcaagtCTCACTCTCCTCTCAGCAAAAGGAtggtgagcagccctgtccttacgcCAGGAGGACGGCTTGAAGGCATGGAATGGTTGAGAGCCAaccggagtgctctcagccactgcatgtctcgcTCTCCTCCTGACTTAAGGAtggtgagcagccctgtccttacgcCGGGAGGATGGCATGGAGGAGTTGAGAGCCAACCGGAGTGCTCTCCGCCACCACAAGTCTCGCTCTCCTCTTGGTATAAAGGTATAAAGAtggtgagcagccctgtccttacgcCGGAAGGATGGCTTGAGGAGGCATGGAGGGGTTGAGAGCCAACCGGAGTGCTCTCCGCCACCACAAGTCTCACTCTCCTCTCGGCAAAAGGAcagtgagcagccctgtccttatgccaggaggatagCATGGAGGAGTTGAGAGCCAaccggagtgctctcagccaccgcaagtCTCGCTCTCCTCTTGGTATAAAGGTATAAAGAtggtgagcagccctgtccttacgcCGGAAGGATGGCTTGAGGAGGCATGGAGGGGTTGAGAGCCAaccggagtgctctcagccactgcatgtctcgtTGTCCTCCCGGCTTAAGGACAGTGTGAGCAGCATCTCCTATGCCAGGAggacggcttgaggaaggcacgcagaggttgagagccctccagagagCTCTCGGACGTCActagtctcaccctcctcccggcatagtgctgagaggacagcccaaagatcgCGGGGAAGATTGGGGCAATCATCACATCtcattttcctcccagcataaggatggggtgaaccCAGGCCCCGCCCCACCTCCTGTCCTCTCCCAGGTCCTCTCCCTCCCGGCCCGCCTTCCTGGCtgggcccacaatgcggccccaaggcgaAAATGTTTGCCCGTGTCTGCTCTATAAGATagttggcattgcccctcctgatgtgggACTGGAActtgctgctaacagtgagagaaatagaatcatagaatcgtagagttggaagagacctcatgggccatccagtccaaccctaaggttgaacactgtgaaagccacccactgcatggctatcagcctcttcccagtagacgcaaatcaaggaaaagcttcacgaGAACCACCACACCTctcaatgttcctccagcaacagcaagagtgtccctctggaaATAAATCTTCCTCTCTTGTTTCACAAATGGCAGAAAATGGAGTAGGATTTTGTGAACCATCTATGTGggtattttttgttggtttgGCTGTTAGGTTTCTGAGTATTTCTGAGTAATCTTTCCTTCGGAGGCAAAGACTGGCTGGTGGATCCAGGCCATGGAGTCAAGAGTTGTGTTGCACCCCACTTCCCTCCCCGACTGAGACGGGCGTTGAGGTCTAAGGACAATCTAGCTCTTTGGTGTCACGGAAGTGTAAGTCACCCACAGGTATTAACACCGAGTAATCACTGTCCTGGTGCAGAGAGTTCCGGCGCATGGGCTCGCTTGACGGAGTCATCCATCGGTCCAGTTGTCCACCGTCCCCATCCCCGAATGGTACTGCAAGGAGGACTCCCTGGAGAGCGAGAAGGTCTGCGAGTACAGAAACTCGTTGGCCGTGCTGAGGTGGGGCGAGGGGGGCTTCCTCTCGCAAACCGAGGGGTGCACCCGTTCCCTCGGGAAGGACGTCGGCGGGACCCGCTCCCGGACCTGGTTGTAGACGGAGAAGGGGCTGTTGCCCGGAGGCTGGGAGCTCTGGTTGGCGATGGTGGGGAGGCGCGGCATCATGGTGGTGGCGGTGAAGTGGGCCGGGAAGGGCTGGTAGGGCACTGTCTCCATTGTCTGAACGCTGTAGCTGGTGTAAGGGGCCACCGAGGTCCACATATTGCAACTCaggggaggaggggggggaggaggcaGGTCCTCCACCGAGGAGACGCCGGCGATTTCGGCCCCAGAGCCAGAGTACATGCACGCTTCCCGGGGTGTCATGTCGCCGCAGTAGGGAGGGCTCAGCATTTGCTGGTCGTAGGGGGGCGGAGACCGGAAATAGTGCTCCTCTCCGACCGAGGACGAGGCGTCTAGGTAAGAGCGCTTGCAAGGAAGGTCCAAGTGGCGGGAACCCTCTGCAGAAAAGCAAAGCAAGGAGAGGTCAGGATAAAGCACaggcgaagtagggaaccctgcgcagacagggaagccttagcattggacggttgtgttgttaaagggcgaagtatggaaccctgcgcagactgggaagccttagcattggacggttgtgttgttaaagggcgaagtatggaaccctgcacagacggggaagccttagcattggacggttgtgttgttaaagggtgaagtatggaaccctgcgcagacggggaagccttagcattggacggttgtgttgttaaagggcgaagtatggaaccctgtgcagacgggaagccttagcattggacggttgtgttgttaaagagcgaagtatggaaccctgtgcagacgggaagccttagcattgaacggttgtgttgttaaagggcgaagtatggaaccctgtgcagacgggaagccttagcattgaacggttgtgttgttaaagggcgaagtatggaaccctgtgcagacgggaagccttagcattggacggttgtgttgttaaagtgcaaagtatggaaccctgcgcagacggagaagccttagcattggacggttgtgttgttaaagtgcaaagtatggaaccctacgcagacagggaagccttagcattgtatggttgtgttgttaaagtgagaagtatgtgttgggaatcaccctggacgactcaagtctaaatgtagtcagatagatgatagagttagattgagggaatcctttccccgtttccaaagcatgcctagataggcttcaccattgtttcctttttcccgtcctatttaggtcagcccaccctttaatgtttctagaaatgtgatctctcctagggctttcaTGTAACTTcaccaatttggcctttggaatgtttatggccctagagaagaagcgacctgtgaggcttggtcgccattcctgctTTGATCCAGAGaagacgcacctctgtcctctattagtcaatatgtagctatctatacctttgttattttaatccgtctatgtgtattagaacaggatagattagatagctccaaaccttttctatccatcaatggatttctttttacctccacaaatgcttttaaactttaaagctaactttgcatccctttgccttcctgatgacaaagagaccttccaaaactcacaccacGTAAGTCTCACagctgcaatttttactctgctattttaatgggaatttacctcataaagagggtgattagagcttaacggctcgttCATTCCCAAcggtatggaaccctgcgcagacggggaagccttagcattggacggttgtgttgttaaagggcgaagtatggaaccctgcgcagacggggaagccttagcattggacggttgaaAAAGCCTTGGCATTGCCCGTCCCTACTATGCTAATCCATCTTAATTTGAGGAGCTTTTTTATCAGTTGAAGCCTTCCTTACATCTCGCCAGGGCTTTTCATTCATCTCAGTAACAGGGCTTTTGTGCTGTTGCTTCTGACAAGTTCAAGAAGCTTCAAAATGCCTTATCGTGACCACCACCCTTTCctagccccctccccaaaataaaAATTTCCCAGGACTTTGCGTCGAAAAAGAACTCCCGCCGTCTTACAAGATGAAGAGACAAGCTTGCTCTGGTAACTGGACAAAAATGTTTGCTCCAGGATAAGGAAGAAATTGCCTTTCCCATTCGGGAATTACTATCACTATTATGCAATGCAATGGAGTccttctgggagttagagtttcccaaggtccatgctCTTCTCtagatgcatctgcactggagaataaatgcagttgggATCCACTTAAAAtggcaccattattattattattattattattattattattattattattattattattattactatgccatgtctccatactgttcagtcctgggagttacagtttcccAAAGCCCGCACtcttctctggatgcatctgcactggagaataaatgcagtcaggATCCATTGTAAatgccactactactactactactattactattatgccatgtctccatactgttcagtcctgggagttatagtttcccaaggcccatacccttctcttggtgcatttagactatggaatgaatgctcttggaccaCACATTAAATACTATCGCTCCATACtatatgtggtcctgggagttacagtttcccCCTTACCTCTCCGCTTGAGGCAGTGGTAGAAGAGCCCCGACTCCCTTTGCGCCGCGAAGGTGTTGAGTGGCAGGTCCTGCCCGTCGGCGGAGGCAAACTGCATGTGAGCGCCGTTCTCATACTGGTAGTGCTGGAGGCCCTGGTGGCTGCCGTGGAGGGAGCCCACGTCGGACTTCCCAGAGAGCTGCCCGTGGGTGGACACCAGCCGCTGGCGCATGATGCTCTTGGAGATCACAGGGTACTCCTTGCTACAAGTGACAGGAGACAGGCACCTGTCAGAATGCACCATCGGAAAAGTCTACGAGTTCTACCAGACTAGGCCAAGCTGGGTGTTGgacctaaggacttcatcacattgaagcaggGTAGAGAAGAACTCAGTCGTCCTTCATGTGGAAATGAAACGGATGATTTCCCGACCACATTGTTAAATCCACCCGTTGTACTCTGTATTGTTTTGC
This genomic window from Anolis carolinensis isolate JA03-04 unplaced genomic scaffold, rAnoCar3.1.pri scaffold_7, whole genome shotgun sequence contains:
- the tbx4 gene encoding T-box transcription factor TBX4; translation: MLQEKSLSEPEDGFAAPQAPVRAETTTGSPVLGVAGVSSTPLNSPQVPDPEQTIENIKVYLHEKELWKKFHEAGTEMIITKAGRRMFPSYKVKVTGMNPKTKYILLIDIVPADDHRYKFCDNKWMVAGKAEPAMPGRLYVHPDSPATGAHWMRQLVSFQKLKLTNNHLDPFGHIILNSMHKYQPRLHIVKADENNAFGSKNTAFCTHVFPETSFISVTSYQNHKITQLKIENNPFAKGFRGSDDSDLRVARLQSKEYPVISKSIMRQRLVSTHGQLSGKSDVGSLHGSHQGLQHYQYENGAHMQFASADGQDLPLNTFAAQRESGLFYHCLKRREGSRHLDLPCKRSYLDASSSVGEEHYFRSPPPYDQQMLSPPYCGDMTPREACMYSGSGAEIAGVSSVEDLPPPPPPPLSCNMWTSVAPYTSYSVQTMETVPYQPFPAHFTATTMMPRLPTIANQSSQPPGNSPFSVYNQVRERVPPTSFPRERVHPSVCERKPPSPHLSTANEFLYSQTFSLSRESSLQYHSGMGTVDNWTDG